AAAAACGTCTGCTTTTATTTCCTGGCCAACTTCATAATCACCTAAATCGTTAGTTTTTATTTCGCGAAGAAATCTCTTTGCACTAACGCCTGCTTTTTTATAGCAACCGCTTATAGGTTTAGTAACTAAACTTTCGCGGATGTCTGAAAACCCAACTTTTATTGCGTTATATCCATCTTTTTCTTCTGTTTTCTTTTGTACGACAACACACGGACCTGCTTGTACTACAGTTACAGGTACTATCGTTCCATCGTCGTTGAATATCTGGGTCATGCCCAGTTTTTTTCCAAATATTGCTTTTATCATATAAATCAACCTCCACGTTGCCTTAGAGCTTAATTTCGATATCAACGCCAGCCGGCAAATCTAACCTCATTAAAGAATCTGTAGTCTTTGAGGTCGCTTCAAGTATATCGATAAGTCTCTTGTGCGTTTTGATTTCGAACTGCTCACGCGAATCTTTATATTTATGCGGAGCACGAAGAATTGTTATTATTTCTTTTTCTGTCGGCAGAGGAATAGGTCCAGAAACCTTTGCTCCTGTACGTTTCGCAGTTTCTACGATACGCATTGCCGATTGGTCAATCAAGTTATGGTCGTATGATTTTAACTTAATTCTTATTTTTTGGCTTGACATTTAACTAATTTCCTCCTTTTTTATGCGGTTTTCCTGCCCACGTATCCGTGTGTTTC
The sequence above is drawn from the Eubacteriales bacterium genome and encodes:
- the rpsJ gene encoding 30S ribosomal protein S10; this translates as MSSQKIRIKLKSYDHNLIDQSAMRIVETAKRTGAKVSGPIPLPTEKEIITILRAPHKYKDSREQFEIKTHKRLIDILEATSKTTDSLMRLDLPAGVDIEIKL